CCTTCATTAGATCTCCGATTCTTCGATGATTTTGCACTTGAGGGGGAGCTTCTGTGCGGCAACGTGGAGAGCTTCCAGTGCCAGTTCACGTTCAACACCACCCATTTCGAAAATGATGCGACCCGGGAGGATGACGGCTGCCCAGAATTCGACAGCGCCCTTACCCTTACCCATACGAGCTTCAGCAGGATGGCGAGTAATCGGCTTGTCGGGGAAGACGCGGATCCAAACGCGGCCACCGCGCTTGATCTTACGAGTCATGGCGATACGAGCAGCTTCAATCTGACGAGCAGTGAGCCAGCACTTTTCGAGAGCCTGAATGCCGAATTCGCCGAAGGCGATGGAGTTACCGCGAGAGGCGACGCCCTTCATGCGGCCTTTCATCTGCTTACGATGTAATGTTCTTTTAGGACTCAGCATATATTACTTCTCTCTCTTGTTATCGGACATGACGTCCTTACCAATCTTTTCGCCGTGCATGATCCACACCTTGATACCGATAGCACCGTAAACGGTCTTAGCGATAGCAGTAGCGTAGTCGATGTCTGCACGAAGAGTGTGCAGAGGCACGCGGCCTTCAGCATACTTTTCAACGCGGGCGATTTCAGCACCACCGAGACGGCCGCCGCACTGAATCTTGATACCTTCCACACCAGCGCGCATTGCGTTCTGGATGGCGCGCTTCATAGCGCGACGGAAGGAAATACGCTTTTCGAGCTGACGAGCGATGTTTTCGGCGACGAGCTTGGAGTCGGCGTCGGGACGCTTGATTTCCTGGACGTTAATATAGATTTCTTTTCCGGTGAGGAACTGGAGTTCGCCCTTCAGCTTCTCCAATTCTTCGCCCTTACGACCGATAACGAT
Above is a genomic segment from Fibrobacter sp. UWEL containing:
- the rplP gene encoding 50S ribosomal protein L16, coding for MLSPKRTLHRKQMKGRMKGVASRGNSIAFGEFGIQALEKCWLTARQIEAARIAMTRKIKRGGRVWIRVFPDKPITRHPAEARMGKGKGAVEFWAAVILPGRIIFEMGGVERELALEALHVAAQKLPLKCKIIEESEI
- the rpsC gene encoding 30S ribosomal protein S3, producing MGQKTHPNGLRLGVIRGWESKWYAEDKFADLLYEDIVLRRYLMKRFEHASLSKVGIERTVKKVNVNLFTARPGIVIGRKGEELEKLKGELQFLTGKEIYINVQEIKRPDADSKLVAENIARQLEKRISFRRAMKRAIQNAMRAGVEGIKIQCGGRLGGAEIARVEKYAEGRVPLHTLRADIDYATAIAKTVYGAIGIKVWIMHGEKIGKDVMSDNKREK